A single Syngnathoides biaculeatus isolate LvHL_M chromosome 18, ASM1980259v1, whole genome shotgun sequence DNA region contains:
- the LOC133491547 gene encoding neuferricin — protein MFCYVTVAVLSASLAVIFFPRLSSLYSRSKSTQVPRTRVLSSHELSMYDGEEGSKGIYLAILGQVFDVHNGLKHYGPGGAYHFMAGKDASLAFITGDFTESGLTDDVSGLSPLQVVALFDWLLFYQRTYQTVGLVIGRFYSESGKPTEFLLQVESLLVKGHELKAKTEAETLHFPACNSEWSSARGGRVWCSTKSGGVERSWTGFPRKLFSLGISGSRCVCVDDPSTAENPNLREYDGCPTQAVTCSLE, from the exons ATGTTCTGCTATGTAACGGTGGCAGTATTGTCGGCGTCCTTGGCAGTGATTTTCTTTCCTCGCTTATCTTCTTTGTATTCAAGAAGTAAATCAACACAGGTGCCAAGGACCCGAGTCTTGAGCAGCCACGAATTGTCGATGTACGACGGTGAAGAAGGCAGCAAGGGCATTTATCTGGCAATATTAGGACAGGTGTTTGACGTACACAATGGCCTCAAGCATTATGGGCCTGGTGGGGCTTATCACTTTATGGCAG GAAAAGATGCATCACTGGCCTTCATCACAGGAGATTTTACAGAAAGCGGCTTGACAGATGATGTGTCCGGTTTGTCCCCATTGCAGGTGGTAGCCCTGTTTGACTGGCTACTCTTTTATCAGAGGACCTATCAAACTGTAG GTTTGGTCATAGGACGGTTCTATTCTGAAAGTGGGAAACCCACAGAGTTTCTATTGCAAGTTGAGTCACTGCTTGTGAAGGGTCACGAACTCAAAGCAAAGACAGAGGCAGAGACGCTTCACTTTCCAGCCTGCAACTCTGAGTGGAGCTCTGCAAGGGGAGGCAGGGTTTGGTGCTCCACCAAGAG CGGTGGAGTTGAAAGAAGCTGGACTGGGTTCCCCCGAAAATTATTCTCTCTAGGTATTAGTGGGTCCCGTTGTGTCTGTGTGGATGATCCATCTACAGCAGAAAACCCCAACCTACGAGAATATGATGGCTGCCCGACGCAAGCGGTAACTTGCTCTTtagaataa